A window of the Bombina bombina isolate aBomBom1 chromosome 3, aBomBom1.pri, whole genome shotgun sequence genome harbors these coding sequences:
- the LOC128651773 gene encoding uncharacterized protein LOC128651773 — MSRTPIFTDGELIILVYGMNRYFPRRIGGVRGIRHERRDEIIYEMMRRMRRVSGIHRRRRQCLRRFSDLRRREPERYTAMRSLIRRYLSRPRERIPRYLLPVSHSSPVSNRSSPPLPLTLLQPQGDEDSQTSSAMSENEDESDESSSSSEEEISPEACPTLVTAEEEDEPENEDDSDAYATSALSPEERQEEEAESESETDSGTEYAATAEDEVEKKETVEIGTQTEPSVTQFRDLRQALRNFVEAARVLEHSLQNL; from the exons ATGTCGAGAACACCAATTTTCACAGATGGGGAGCTTATTATACTTGTTTACGGAATGAACAGGTATTTCCCGAGGAGAATCGGTGGTGTGCGCGGTATTAGGCACGAGAGACGGGATGAAATAATATATGAGATGATGCGCAGGATGAGACGCGTTTCAGGTATACATAGGAGGCGACGACAGTGTCTGAGACGATTCAGTGACCTGAGACGCAGAGAGCCAGAACGCTATACGGCCATGAGGTCGCTCATTCGGAgat ACCTATCAAGGCCAAgggagaggatacctaggtatctgCTGCCGGTATCCCACAGCAGCCCAGTGAGCAACAGGTCATCACCACCACTGCCACTGACTTTGCTCCAACCTCAGGGTGATGAGGACTCCCAGACATCCTCAGCTATGAGTGAAAATGAAG atgaaagtgatgaatcATCCTCATCATCCGAGGAGGAGATTTCCCCAGAAGCATGTCCTACACTGGTGACGGCAgaggaggaagatgagcctgaaaatgaag ATGACAGTGATGCATATGCTACATCAGCCCTAAGTCCGGAGGAGAGACAAGAGGAGGAGGCGGAAAGTGAAT CTGAAACAGACAGTGGCACTGAATATGCAGCCACAGCAGAGGATGAggtggaaaaaaaagaaa cgGTTGAAATAGGGACACAAACAGAGCCCTCAGTTACACAATTCAGGGACCTTCGTCAGGCACTGCGAAATTTTGTAGAGGCTGCAAGAGTACTAGAGCATTCACTTCAAAATCTTTAA
- the LOC128652417 gene encoding putative nuclease HARBI1 codes for MEMINLFCIAIQQRRKRRRFLELVQRYERRRRPRLFLPRIGLHTLSDREIVRRFRLNRGLIENLYLEIKDSIEPITYRTKAIPGMLKLLAVLYFLATGSFQAVTSLVVGMSQASFSSHLTVVLKALHQRIVNYVHIPETPEDWHRVKVQFYGIAGMTNILGAIDCTHVLVQPPKLGELPYRDRKRNHSLNIQVISDAKLKIMSIRSGFPGDSAYSCLPWLFTPVLNPRTPAQVRYNEAHTSTRCVIERTFGVLKSRFRCLDLSGGVLLYKPKKVSLIFLICCMLHNLALRMPDADISMLQVEYDDNVAPLEQIDASGVQARSDYIHALFEQ; via the exons ATGGAGATGATCAATCTATTTTGCATTGCTATACAACAAAGACGCAAAAGAAGGAGATTTTTGGAGTTAGTTCAGCGTTATGAACGACGCAGAAGGCCAAGGTTATTTTTACCTAGAATAGGGTTACATACCCTGAGTGACAGGGAAATTGTTCGAAGATTCCGTTTGAATAGAGGTTTAATTGAGAATCTGTATCTGGAGATCAAAGACTCCATTGAACCTATAACTTATAGGACAAAGGCAATCCCTGGAATGTTAAAACTGCTGGCTGTCCTCTATTTCCTCGCCACAGGATCATTTCAGGCTGTAACAAGTTTAGTTGTGGGGATGAGCCAGGCTTCTTTTTCAAGTCATCTAACTGTAGTATTAAAAGCCTTACACCAACGGATAGTAAATTATGTACATATTCCGGAAACACCAGAGGATTGGCATCGTGTGAAGGTGCAGTTCTATGGGATTGCTGGGATGACAAACATTTTGGGTGCAATTGACTGTACCCATGTGTTAGTGCAGCCTCCAAAGTTAGGAGAATTGCCCTATCGTGACCGCAAGCGTAACCATTCTTTAAATATACAGGTCATCTCTGATGCCAAATTGAAGATTATGAGCATCCGGTCAGGATTCCCAG GAGATTCAGCCTATTCATGTCTCCCATGGCTTTTCACTCCTGTGCTGAACCCCAGAACTCCTGCGCAAGTGCGCTACAATGAGGCTCATACATCTACAAGATGTGTTATAGAGCGCACATTTGGCGTTTTGAAAAGCAGGTTTCGTTGTTTAGACCTCTCTGGGGGAGTACTTCTATACAAACCAAAGAAAGTATCCCTGATATTTCTCATATGTTGCATGCTCCACAACCTAGCATTACGCATGCCAGATGCTGATATTTCTATGTTACAAGTAGAGTATGATGACAATGTGGCACCTTTAGAGCAAATTGATGCAAGTGGAGTACAAGCTCGATCTGATTAcatccatgctctatttgaacaatga